TGTCCCGCTGGGTCAGGCCGGGCACCCCGTCCATGTCGTTGCGCAGCGCCAGGCCGTGCCAGTGCAGGGACGTCGCCCGCGGCAGGTGGTTGGCGAGCGTCAGCGCCAGCGTGTCGCCCGCCGTGACCCGCACCTCCTTGCCGGGCAGCTCCCCGTCGTACGCCCAGGACCGCACCGTACGGCCCGCGCCCAGGTCGAACGTGGCGGCCGTGGCGGTGACGCGGACGGTACGGACCGGGCCCTTGCCGCGCGCGGCCTCGGCGGCGGCGACCTCGGGCCCGTCCGGGGCGACGAACCCCTGCGGGGCGGTGGACGCGGCCGGTGCTCCGTGCCCGCCGTGGGACGAGCCGCCCGAGCCCGTGCAGGCGGAGAGGGCGGCCGTACCGGCGACGGCGAGACCCGCGCCGAGGAGGGCGCGGCGGGACGGGGGAGGGGACGGGGTGCGGGCCTGGTCCTCGGCCCGGGGGCCGGGCGGGGGTGTGCGGAGTTCACGCATGACGAAGAACACCTCGTATCGGTGTGAAGTGGTACGGATCAGGAAGACGCCGGGCGCCGTGCGGGCGCGCCGGGGCAGCGGGGGGACACGGGCGGGTGCCGTGTCGCGCCGCTTCTAGATCCGCAACACCGAGAGTTCCGCGAGGGCCACGCGCAGGGGCGTCGGCGGGGGCGGGTGCCACAGGGCGCCGGGTACCCACCGGACGGCGGAACCCGCGTCCGGGCCGCGTACCGTACGACGGCCGCGCCGCGGCAGCCGCAGCGCGCCCAGCCCGGCCAGGCCGAAGCCCGCCGAACCGATCAGCGCCAGGCACATCGAGGCCGCATCCAAACCGCTCAGCGGCGCGTCTTCAGGGGCGACAGGCGCCGGGGCCCCGTGCGCGGTCGCGTGCCCGTGTGACTCCGAGAGCTCCCAGGAATCCGCCGGGGACGCCGGGCCGTGCGCGGGCGCCGCCACCGAGTGCGCACCCGCATGCTCCGAAGGATGGCCCCACGTGTGCATCGTCACGATGCCGAACAGCAGGGCGGCGAGCAGCACGAGCTGCCCGTACCGCGACGCGCCCCCGGCACGCCGCACCCTCACCCTGGCGACCATGCTCCGCAGCCTACCCCTCCGGGGTACCGCCGGTGCGGGCGCCCGGCGGGACGACGACGGCACGCGGGGCGCCGGCGGGGCGCGTCGGCCCTCGTGGGCGCGAGACGGGGCCGCGCGTGAGGAACGCGGGCGCGGCGGCGGCGCGCCAGGGCCGTTCGGGGCGGTCCTGATCGTGCTGGGCGCCCTCGCGTACAGCGTCTGGCTCCTGGAACTGCCGCTCGCCGCCGGCCTGGACCCCGTCCAGTCGTACGTCAGCGAACTGGCAGCCACCGACCAGCCGCTCGGCGCCCTGTTCCGCACCGCCGACCTGGTCGCGGGCGTCCTGCTGCTGGCCGCCGCGCTGCCCCCGCTGGCCGCCGCCCGGCGCCGGTTCTGGGCGGCCACCGGATGGGCGGCGCTCGCCCTGTTCGGCGCGGCCACCGCCGTCGACTCCCGGCTGCCGCTCAGCTGCGCGCCCACCGCCGACACCGCGTGCGCGGCCCGCGAGGACGCAGGTCTCGTCCCGTTCACCCACGCCGCCCACGCCGTGAGCTCCGGCCTCGCGATGGTCGGCGCGGTCACGGCGGTCGTCGCGCTCACCGTCGCCGCCCGCCGCTACGGCTGGTGGCCGCCCCTCGCCCGTACGGGGCCCGTCCTCGTGGTCCTGGAGCTGGCCGCCACCGCGTGGACGCTCGTGGCGGTCGCCGCGTTCGAGGCCGGGCGCGGCCACTGGGCGCTCGGCGCGGGCCAGCGCGCGCAACTCCTGCTGGTGGCGGTGTGGCTGCTGCTCCTGGCGTGGAGCCTGCGGGCGGGACGGGCCACCCGGACGGGGGCGCGGCCGTGAGCCGGGAGCGGTCGGCGGGCCCGCGTGCGGCCGGCCGCCGGGGGCGGGACCCGGACAGGCGCGCTCCCGTGAGCCGGGGGCGGGTCACCCGCACGGGGCCGCGCCGGTGAGCCGGGGGCGGTCGGCGGGCCCCGGTGCGGCCGTGGGCCGGGCGGTCGCGGACCGGGCGGTCGTGGGGGTGGGGAGCCGGTTCGTACGGATCGGGGGCGTGCCGCACCACGTGGTCGTCGAGGGCTCCGGCCCGGTGTGCGTGCTGAGCGCCGGGCTCGCGCTGTGCTGGTTCGACTGGGACCCGGTCGTGCCGCTGCTGGCCCCGCACCGCACGGTCGTCCGCTTCGACCGGCCGGGGCACGGGCTGAGCGGCCCCGCCCGCACGGCGCCGACCGCGCGGGGCGAGGCGCACCGGATCGCCGCCCTGCTGGACGCGCTCGGCATGGGCGGTGAGCGGGCGACGGTCGTCGGACACTCCCTGGCCGGGTTCCACGCGGAGGCGTTCGCGCGGCTGTACCCGGCGCGTACGGCCGCGCTGGTCCTGGCGGACGCGTCCGCGGAGGAGGCCGCTCGGATGCCGGGTGCGCGGGCCGCCGCCCTGCGCACGGCCGCGGCGCGGGCCACCGGGGCGGTGCTCGCCGCCGCGGGCGTGCCGGCCGCGCTGGGCCCGTACGCCCGCCGCGCGCTGGTCCGCCTGTCCCGTGCGGGGTACGCGCCGGACCCGGCCCGCCCCGAGGCGGTACGCCGCTGCTACCGGGGCCGCCGCGCGCTGGACGGCGCCCTGCTGGAGAACGCCCACTACCGGGCCGTCGCCGCCGGGCTCCTCGCCCTGCGCGCCCGGCACCCGCTGCCCGGGGCGCTGCCGGTCACCGTGCTGGCCGCCCCCGACTCCCCGGACGGCACCGACCGCTGGACGGCCCGCCAACGGGCGCTCGCCGCCGCCCTGGACGCCCGCCTCGCCCTCGTCCCCGACGCGGGGCACCTGATCATGCTGGACCGCCCCGGCGCGGTGGCCGGGGCGGTCCTCCACCCGCCGGGCCGGTGAGGCCGGCGGGGGCGTGGCGTACGTACGGGTCAGGCGCGCGCGTACACGCCCTGGGCGAACTCGGCGACCTGGTCGTCGGGCAGGTGCCGGGCGAGGTCGGCCTCGCTGATGATGCCGACCAGCCGCTTGTTCTCGATGACCGGGAGGCGCTTGATCTGGTGGCCCCGCATCTCCTGGAGCACCTGGTTCACGTCCGCGTTGGCGTCGATCCAGCGGGGGGTGCCCTCGGCGATGTCGCCGCAGGTGACACGGGACGGGTCATGGCCCGCCGCGACGCACTTGATGACGATGTCGCGGTCCGTGACGATGCCGCAGAGCCGCTCGTTCTCGTCGGCGATGGGCAGCGCGCCCACATTGTGCTCGCGCATCAGCTGCGCGGCACGGTCCAGGGTCTCGTGGGCGGGAATCCAGTGGGCCCCGGGGTGCATGATGTCTCGGGCGGTGGTCATGAGGCGCGTTCCTCCGTAAAGGGCATACGTGGTCTCCCCGAGCCCCTCCATTCTCAACGCGCCCACCCGCCCCCGCGACCGCTGGCGGCCGCCGCGACCGCCTTCGGGAGGCGGCCGCGACGGCCGGTTCCGGGCCCGCGCGCCGAGCCGTGGCCGGCCGGCGGGGGCCCGTGCGGGTCAGCCGCGCGGCTTGGCGCCGCGCTTCGCCAGCAGGTCGGTCATCAGGTTGATCTCCGACTGCTGGGCGTCCACCATGCCCTGCGCGAGGTTCCGCTGGACGTCCACGCGGCACGCGTCGGCACAGCCCTGCGCCATGTCCACGCCGCCCTTGTGGTGGTCGATCATCAGCTGGAGGTACAGCACCTCGGCGGCGACGCCGTCGGCCGAACGCAGCCGCTCCAGCTCGGCCTTGGTGGCCATGCCGGGCATGAGCGCCCCGCCGTCGGCCACCTGACCGCCCGAGCCGCCCGAGCCGCCACCGCCGTGCGCGGCCCCGTGCCCGCCGTCGTGGCCGCCGTGCGTGTTCCCGTGACCGGCCTCGGGCGAGGCGCCGTGACCGTCGTGCGACGAGCCGTGGCCGCCGCCCATCCAGGCCATCGGCTCACGGTCCGGTGCCGTCTTCGGCAGACCCCACAGGTCGAGCCAGCCCAGCATCATGCCGCGCTGGTTCGCCTGCGTGTTGGCGATGTCGTACGCCAGGCGGCGCACCTCGTCGTCGTCCGTGCGGTCCCGCACGATGAACGACATCTCCACCGCCTGCTGGTGGTGCACCGACATGTCCCGGGCGAACCCGGCGTCCGCCGAGTCGTCGCCCGGCACGGCGGCTGCCGACGCCGAGGAGCCCCCGCCGTCCCGGCCCAGCGCCGTGAGCGTGGCCCAGCCCGCGAACAGCAGCGCCAGGACCACCACCCCCGCCGCGAGCCACAACGTCCGGCCGCCCGGGCCCGTACGGGTGACGACCACCCCGGCCGCCTCCGCCTCCGGGCCCGCCTCCGGACCTTCCTCCGGACCCGACCCGGGCTCCGGCTCCGTACGGGAGGTCACTTCTTCGTCATCCCGTTCAGCCCGCCCGTGCACGCCGCGCCCGGCTCCGGCGTCTGCGGGCCCTGCACGTACTTGGTGAAGAACTGGTTCACGCGCGGGTCGTCGGCGTCGTCCACGGTGACCTGCTTGCCCCACGCCGACAGCATGATCGCGCCGGCCTGGTCCTTGACCGGGCTCATCATCGTGTACGGCGTCCGGGAGACCTTCTTCTCCAGCGCCTCGACCGCGTCCTTCGGCGCCTTGTCGTTGTACGTCACCCACACCGCGCCGTGCTCCAGCGAGTGGACGGCGTTCACCTCGGGGACGGGCTCCTTGTAGACGGTGCCGTCACAGTCCATCCACACCTGGTGGTGGTCACCGCCGACCGGCGGCTTCATCGGGTACGCCACCGTCTGCGTCACGTGCTCGCGGCCCAGCGTCTTCGCGTCCCAGGTCTTCTCGTCCTTGATGGGGGCCTTGGCGGCGGCCTCCTGCTGCTGCTTCTCCTTCGACTCCTCGTTGAGCACGTACGCGCCGAAGCCGACGAGACCGGCGACGACGGCGCCGCTCAGCGACAGGGTGATGACGCGCGTGCGGCGCTCGCGGGCCCGCTCGGCCTTGCGCATCTGCTCTATGCGGGCCCGGCGGTCGGCGGACGAGGAACGGTTGGCGGCCATGGTGAATCGATGTCCTTCTGCGAAAGCGCTCCCGGTCGGGGGCGCGCGGGGGAAAGGGGGAGCTGACGGGAGAGCCGGCGCCGGCACGGCCGTGCGCCGGGCCGTCCGTCAGGTCCGCAGCACCTGAAGGACGTGCAGGTCGGGGGCGCGCGGCGGGGCGCGGGTGCCGTCCGCCCGTACCGCCCCGGGCGCGGGGCCGAGCGGGGCGAGCCCGTCCGCGTACAGCGGCGGGTCCATCGGCGGGACGGTCAGCACCGCCGGGTTCAGCGGCGGGGACAGGCCGCAGTCGCGGTCGTCGTACGGGCAGACGAACCGGCTCCAGACCACCGCGGCGGGATCGAACGGCAGCGGGTCGGCCACGACGGCCGCACGCGCCGAGGGGTGCCCGGCGGCGGACACGGCGGCGCCGTCCTGGCCGGAGTGCGCCCCGAGCCCCGCCGAATGGCCCGCCGGGCCGGAACAGAGGTACAGCGCGGCGAGGAGCGTCGCCACGGCGCTCAACAGGGCCATGGGACGCACGATGCGCGCGGGGCGCGTGTTGCGTATGAGCCGCAGGCCCTCCATGGGCGTGATGGTAATCGGCCACCCCCGGGGTCAGGCCACCCCCCGTCCCCCGGTATCCGGTAGCCCGCCTCCCGGCCCCTGCCCTCAGTCGTCGCGGCTCACCCGCAGGGCCAGCAGCGCCACGTCGTCGGCGATCTCGCCCGTGTACGAGCACACGTCCCGCCACACCCACCGCACCAGTGCCACGGGGTCCAGCTCAGCCCGTACGCGCTCGGCCAGCGGGTAGAACTCCCCGTCCGCGTCACGCGCCTCCGTCACCCCGTCCGTGTGCGCGAGCAGCACGCATGACGAGTCCAGCGGTACGGTCACCGGCTCCGGGGCGGCGAACTCCATCAGTCCAAGGCCCAGCGGCGGGCACGACTCCAGCTCCACCTCCCGCCCCCCGTCCCGGGTCACGATGAGCGGCGGTGGATGCCCGCAGCTCAGCACCCGCGCCGCCACCTCCCGCCCGGGACGCCCGTCCCCGGCCTTGCCCTCGTCCCCGGCCTCTCCCGTCTCCCCGGCGGGGAACTCGATCAGCACCGCCGTCGCGAACAGCTCCGTCTCGGCCTGCCGCGCGGAGTCCACGACCAGCCGCCGGTCCAGCCGCGCGGCCACCCCGGTCAGCTCCGGCTCGTCCAGCACCGCCTCCCGGAACGTGCCCAGCAGCGCCGCCACCGTCGAGACCGCCGAGAGGCCGTGCCCCTTCACGTCCGCCACGACCGCCCGCACCCCGTACGGGCTGGACTGCACGTCGTACAGATCGCCGCCGACCAGCGCCGTACGCACCGCCGCCCGGTACAGCGCCCCGCACCGCACCGGCCCCACGCGCGGCGGCATCGGAGGCAGCACCGCGTACTGGGCGGCCTCCGCGACCGTCCGCACCGTCACCAGCTGGGCGTCGCGCCGCCGCCGGGCCCACGCCAGCAGCACGCTCACCGCCCCGATCAGCCCCAGCGCCAGCAGGTCACCGGGGCTCAGATGCTCGGCCCGCACGCCCGGCACGGCCAGCAGCCCCGTGAGGACGACCGCCACCAGGGCCGTGCCGAGCATCCCGTACGCCAGTGACGCCAGCGGCGGGATCACCGCGAACGCGAAGCCAAGCTGCACCGTCTCGGGCGTCAGGAGCTGGGCGGTCAGCACGCCCGCCAGCAGCCCCCAGGGCAACGCCCGCAGCCAGCCGGGGGCACGGGCGCCGGGCAGTTCCCTCGGGACACGGTCCATGGGGCCCAGTCTGCGCGAAGCCCCCGCCGCCCGCCCCGCGCGCACCGCCGTCCGCGCCACCCGGCCCTCCGCCCGTACCACCGCCCCTGGCGTTACGTACGCCACAACGTGGCGGGCACTATGGGTTCGCAACGCGCACGAAACCGTGTGGTGGCATGCTGGCCCTGATCAGCGAGGATGGGTGTGGAAATGGACAAGCAGCAGGAATTTGTGCTCCGAACCCTGGAGGAGCGCGACATCCGCTTCGTGCGCCTGTGGTTCACCGACGTGCTCGGCTTCCTCAAGTCGGTCGCCGTCGCCCCCGCCGAACTGGAGCAGGCCTTCGACGAGGGCATCGGCTTCGACGGCTCCGCCATCGAGGGGTTCGCGCGCGTCTACGAGTCCGACATGATCGCCAAGCCGGACCCGGCCACCTTCCAGATCCTCCCCTGGCGCGCCGAGTCGCCCGGCACGGCCCGGATGTTCTGCGACATCCTCATGCCCGACGGCTCCCCGTCCTTCGCCGACCCGCGCTACGTCCTCAAGCGCATCCTCGCGAAGACCTCCGACCTCGGCTTCACCTTCTACACCCACCCCGAGATCGAGTTCTTCCTGCTGAAGGACAAGCCGGTCGACGGCAGCCGGCCCACCCCCGCCGACAGCTCCGGCTACTTCGACCACACCCCGCAGAACGTCGGCATGGACTTCCGCCGCCAGGCCATCACGATGCTGGAGTCCATGGGCATCTCCGTGGAGTTCTCCCACCACGAGGGCGCCCCCGGCCAGCAGGAGATCGACCTGCGCTACGCCGACGCCCTCTCCACGGCCGACAACATCATGACGTTCCGCCTGGTCATGAAGCAGGTGGCGCTGGAGCAGGGCGTGCAGGCCACGTTCATGCCGAAGCCGTTCTCGGAGTACCCCGGCTCGGGCATGCACACCCACTTGTCGCTCTTCGAGGGCGACCGCAACGCCTTCTACGAGTCCGGCGCCGAGTACCAGCTCTCCAAGGTCGGCCGCTCGTTCATCGCGGGCCTGCTGCGGCACGCCGCGGAGATCTCCGCCGTCACCAACCAGTGGGTCAACTCGTACAAGCGCATCTGGGGCGGCTCCACCCGCACCGCCGGATCGGGCGGCGAGGCCCCCTCGTACATCTGCTGGGGCCACAACAACCGCTCCGCGCTGATCCGCGTCCCCATGTACAAGCCCGGCAAGACCGGCTCGTCCCGCATCGAGGTCCGCTCCCTGGACGCGGGCTGCAACCCCTACCTGGCGTACGCGGTCCTCCTGGCGGCCGGCCTGCGCGGCATCGAGGAGAACTACGAGCTGGGCCCCGGCGCCGACGACGACGTGTGGGCCCTCTCCGACGGCGAGCGCCGCGCGATGGGCATCGAACCCCTCCCGCAGAACCTCGGCGAGGCGATCTCCCTGATGGAGCGCAGCGAACTGGTCGCGGAGACCCTCGGCGAGCACGTCTTCGACTTCTTCCTCCGCAACAAGAAGCAGGAGTGGGAGGAGTACCGCTCCGAGGTCACCGCGTTCGAGCTGCGGAAGAACCTCCCCGTGCTGTAAGCGCCGGTCAGCATCTGCGGGCACCCGAGTGGGTGCCGGCGCGGGCGCCCCTCCGCCGGGCCGTGTCGCGGTGCGGCCCGCGGGGGCGCGGGGGAGCATGGGGGGATGAGCAAGGTCTTCGCGAGTCTGGGGATCTCCCTGGACGGGTACGTCGCCGGGCCGCACGCCGGGCCCGACAACCCCCTCGGGGACGGCGGCGAGCGGCTGCACGCGTGGCTGTACGGCGTCGAGGCGTGGCGGAACCGGCAGGGGCCCGGCGGCGGGGAGACCGGGCGGTCCGGGCTGGTCGTCGCCGAGACCTTCGACCGCGCGGGGGCGTACGTCATGGGCCGCCGCATGTTCGACGAGGGCGAGCGGGCGTGGCCCGAGCCGCCGCCGTTCCGGGCGCCCGTGTTCGTGCTGACGACCAGCGCCCGCGACGCCTGGGTCCGCGAGGGCACCGTCTTCACGTACGTCACCGAAGGCATCCACGCCGCGCTCGACCAGGCGCGGGCCGTGGCGCACGGCAAGGACGTGCAGATCAGCGGCGGCGCCCACACCGTGCGCGAGTACCTCAACGCCGGGCTCGTGGACGAGCTGGAGCTGCACCTCGTGCCCGTTCTGCTGGGCGACGGCCTGCGCCTCTTCGACGGCGTCGACCCCGCCCTGCGGCTGGTGAAGGACCGGGTCGTCGACACGCCCGACGTCACGCACCTGCGGTACCGGACCGTCCGCTGAGACACCGCCACCCGCCGCGCCGCCGCCACCGGGGCCGATAGGCTCGGGTGGAGCGTGCACGGGTGGAGGGAGAGGCCGACATGACGACGGCGCCGGGGCGTAGGAGCAGTACCTTCACACGGCTGCTGCGGCACGGCTTCACCGACCCGTCCGCCGCCGAACAGCTCCTCGAAGGGCCCGCGCTGGCCCCGGTCCGCTCCC
This genomic window from Streptomyces thermolilacinus SPC6 contains:
- a CDS encoding DUF998 domain-containing protein, translated to MLRSLPLRGTAGAGARRDDDGTRGAGGARRPSWARDGAAREERGRGGGAPGPFGAVLIVLGALAYSVWLLELPLAAGLDPVQSYVSELAATDQPLGALFRTADLVAGVLLLAAALPPLAAARRRFWAATGWAALALFGAATAVDSRLPLSCAPTADTACAAREDAGLVPFTHAAHAVSSGLAMVGAVTAVVALTVAARRYGWWPPLARTGPVLVVLELAATAWTLVAVAAFEAGRGHWALGAGQRAQLLLVAVWLLLLAWSLRAGRATRTGARP
- a CDS encoding alpha/beta hydrolase, whose product is MGGVPHHVVVEGSGPVCVLSAGLALCWFDWDPVVPLLAPHRTVVRFDRPGHGLSGPARTAPTARGEAHRIAALLDALGMGGERATVVGHSLAGFHAEAFARLYPARTAALVLADASAEEAARMPGARAAALRTAAARATGAVLAAAGVPAALGPYARRALVRLSRAGYAPDPARPEAVRRCYRGRRALDGALLENAHYRAVAAGLLALRARHPLPGALPVTVLAAPDSPDGTDRWTARQRALAAALDARLALVPDAGHLIMLDRPGAVAGAVLHPPGR
- a CDS encoding CBS domain-containing protein, which translates into the protein MTTARDIMHPGAHWIPAHETLDRAAQLMREHNVGALPIADENERLCGIVTDRDIVIKCVAAGHDPSRVTCGDIAEGTPRWIDANADVNQVLQEMRGHQIKRLPVIENKRLVGIISEADLARHLPDDQVAEFAQGVYARA
- a CDS encoding DUF305 domain-containing protein, with the translated sequence MVVTRTGPGGRTLWLAAGVVVLALLFAGWATLTALGRDGGGSSASAAAVPGDDSADAGFARDMSVHHQQAVEMSFIVRDRTDDDEVRRLAYDIANTQANQRGMMLGWLDLWGLPKTAPDREPMAWMGGGHGSSHDGHGASPEAGHGNTHGGHDGGHGAAHGGGGSGGSGGQVADGGALMPGMATKAELERLRSADGVAAEVLYLQLMIDHHKGGVDMAQGCADACRVDVQRNLAQGMVDAQQSEINLMTDLLAKRGAKPRG
- a CDS encoding DUF3105 domain-containing protein → MAANRSSSADRRARIEQMRKAERARERRTRVITLSLSGAVVAGLVGFGAYVLNEESKEKQQQEAAAKAPIKDEKTWDAKTLGREHVTQTVAYPMKPPVGGDHHQVWMDCDGTVYKEPVPEVNAVHSLEHGAVWVTYNDKAPKDAVEALEKKVSRTPYTMMSPVKDQAGAIMLSAWGKQVTVDDADDPRVNQFFTKYVQGPQTPEPGAACTGGLNGMTKK
- a CDS encoding PP2C family protein-serine/threonine phosphatase; the protein is MDRVPRELPGARAPGWLRALPWGLLAGVLTAQLLTPETVQLGFAFAVIPPLASLAYGMLGTALVAVVLTGLLAVPGVRAEHLSPGDLLALGLIGAVSVLLAWARRRRDAQLVTVRTVAEAAQYAVLPPMPPRVGPVRCGALYRAAVRTALVGGDLYDVQSSPYGVRAVVADVKGHGLSAVSTVAALLGTFREAVLDEPELTGVAARLDRRLVVDSARQAETELFATAVLIEFPAGETGEAGDEGKAGDGRPGREVAARVLSCGHPPPLIVTRDGGREVELESCPPLGLGLMEFAAPEPVTVPLDSSCVLLAHTDGVTEARDADGEFYPLAERVRAELDPVALVRWVWRDVCSYTGEIADDVALLALRVSRDD
- the glnA gene encoding type I glutamate--ammonia ligase; translated protein: MDKQQEFVLRTLEERDIRFVRLWFTDVLGFLKSVAVAPAELEQAFDEGIGFDGSAIEGFARVYESDMIAKPDPATFQILPWRAESPGTARMFCDILMPDGSPSFADPRYVLKRILAKTSDLGFTFYTHPEIEFFLLKDKPVDGSRPTPADSSGYFDHTPQNVGMDFRRQAITMLESMGISVEFSHHEGAPGQQEIDLRYADALSTADNIMTFRLVMKQVALEQGVQATFMPKPFSEYPGSGMHTHLSLFEGDRNAFYESGAEYQLSKVGRSFIAGLLRHAAEISAVTNQWVNSYKRIWGGSTRTAGSGGEAPSYICWGHNNRSALIRVPMYKPGKTGSSRIEVRSLDAGCNPYLAYAVLLAAGLRGIEENYELGPGADDDVWALSDGERRAMGIEPLPQNLGEAISLMERSELVAETLGEHVFDFFLRNKKQEWEEYRSEVTAFELRKNLPVL
- a CDS encoding dihydrofolate reductase family protein, which codes for MSKVFASLGISLDGYVAGPHAGPDNPLGDGGERLHAWLYGVEAWRNRQGPGGGETGRSGLVVAETFDRAGAYVMGRRMFDEGERAWPEPPPFRAPVFVLTTSARDAWVREGTVFTYVTEGIHAALDQARAVAHGKDVQISGGAHTVREYLNAGLVDELELHLVPVLLGDGLRLFDGVDPALRLVKDRVVDTPDVTHLRYRTVR